The Podospora pseudocomata strain CBS 415.72m chromosome 1 map unlocalized CBS415.72m_1, whole genome shotgun sequence genome has a segment encoding these proteins:
- a CDS encoding uncharacterized protein (EggNog:ENOG503P667) — protein sequence MSSNTFITSFFKPKVEDPSSPPQQPQIEKPSSPPPPPPPQSPSPPPPAPPSALRSPSSSPLPPSSTLRSFSSSLSPVRKPRDRNEVIKGSDDEEDDSDDSDADAFPDIFTSLPTSAPAPASTLLATPKAKRIAVGVCSSPLTINTKHRYDIKALLEHAEADRKLNESQQRLAAAMAQGSPTRKDRSSFSARPITGNRDAMEAILPDLDSSEDEAKRGRRLLAVKRTEALEVRPEWYFFEEETQVDDGTSITARANFPEARATGSWSFLAQEKGRREILEDGLPYYIQSKQGDLPDDIFLWVLDEVLHEKSRKLREEYLRLLGVCPAQAARVMDPDLIVQMFRDLGASKHALAPASQQDQGNWLRKKPYSGRDWTPLQTVLRILSKTAEGLSVPSLTQAMVILLRLGIDNIVRDDPGVAQDFQDCLPRIVQAVPREAWNNFCGDVTDSLYSHTHSPALRSLAISSLPFTHPRLNELRRRLALTFLFNEPQRARSRPEETFSIQSVLDLLEHSEHFIIDRHSKEFYNLRAMSEMVAVAVADGCPPQDGTNEAAHRQFNAEVDLLARHVRNMYSQIPDGSAAHSSKWEAKAQLKDFEAMLLRVIRTRAKPVGHIFRSEDEEDQDKKPVNQSSLTEWMLRRKNKAKTEPSTP from the exons ATGTCGAGTAATACCTTTATCACAAGCTTCTTTAAGCCAAAAGTGGAGGATCCATCGagccctccccaacaaccccaaatcgaaaaaccatcatcaccaccaccaccaccaccaccacaatcaccatccccgcccccaccagcaccaccctcagccCTAcgctcaccctcttcctcaccgctaccgccttcttcaacactgCGCTCATTTTCTTCGTCACTGTCACCGGTCAGGAAACCTAGAGACAGGAATGAAGTGATCAAAGGCtcagatgatgaagaggatgattCGGACGACTCAGACGCTGATGCATTTCCTGACATTTTCACCTCTCTCCCTACTTCGGCCCCAGCTCCGGCCTCTACCCTGCTAGCAACTCCAAAAGCAAAGAGAATTGCTGTCGGGGTCTGCTCATCACCACTCACAATCAACACAAAGCACAGGTACGACATCAAAGCCTTGCTTGAACATGCAGAGGCGGATCGAAAATTGAATGAGAGCCAGCAgcggcttgctgctgccatggcTCAAGGCTCCCCAACAAGGAAGGACAGATCTTCGTTCAGCGCCAGGCCGATCACTGGCAATCGCGATGCCATGGAGGCTATTCTCCCGGATCTAGACAgcagtgaggatgaggctaagagagggaggagactTCTCGCTGTTAAAAGGACTGAAGCGCTGGAGGTGAGGCCGGAGTGGTATTTCTTTGAGGAAGAGACTCAGGTCGACGACGGCACCTCTATTACGGCGAGGGCAAACTTCCCAGAAGCTAGGGCTACGGGCTCATGGTCATTTTTAGCTCAGGAAAAAGGCAGACGGGAAATACTCGAAGATGGGCTGCCTTATTACATCCAAAGCAAACAGGGCGATCTACCAGATGATATCTTCCTCTGGGTTCTGGATGAAGTCCTTCACGAAAAGTCTAGAAAGCTCCGTGAAGAGTATTTAAGACTTCTTGGAGTCTGTCCAGCGCAGGCAGCGCGGGTCATGGATCCCGACCTTATCGTTCAGATGTTTCGAGACCTTGGAGCCTCCAAACACGCCCTCGCACCAGCTTctcaacaagatcaaggcaACTGGCTAAGAAAGAAACCCTATTCCGGACGAGACTGGACCCCCTTGCAAACCGTCCTGCGCATTCTATCAAAAACCGCCGAGGGCCTCTCagtcccctccctcacccaagCCATGGttatcctcctccgcctaGGAATAGACAACATCGTCCGCGACGACCCAGGCGTGGCACAAGACTTTCAGGACTGCCTTCCCCGCATAGTCCAAGCCGTCCCCCGGGAAGCCTGGAACAATTTT TGCGGCGACGTAACCGACTCCCTCTACTCCCACACCCATTCCCCAGCCCTCcgctccctcgccatctcctccctccccttcacccacCCACGCCTCAACGaactccgccgccgcctaGCCCTaaccttcctcttcaacgaACCCCAACGCGCCCGCTCCAGACCAGAAGAAACCTTCTCCATCCAGTccgtcctcgacctcctggAGCACTCGGAGCACTTCATCATCGACAGGCACAGCAAAGAGTTTTACAACCTCCGTGCCATGTCCGAGATGGTCGCCGTCGCAGTAGCCGACGGTTGCCCCCCACAGGATGGGACAAACGAGGCCGCTCACAGGCAGTTCAACGCCGAAGTAGACCTGCTGGCCCGCCATGTGAGGAACATGTACTCGCAGATTCCAGATGGCAGCGCGGCTCACTCGTCTAAATGGGAGGCCAAGGCGCAGCTCAAGGACTTTGAGGCGATGTTGCTGAGAGTGATCAGGACGAGGGCAAAGCCGGTGGGTCACATTTTCAGgtccgaggacgaggaggatcaGGACAAAAAGCCAGTCAACCAGAGTTCCCTGACGGAGTggatgctgaggaggaaaaaTAAGGCCAAGACTGAGCCGTCGACTCCTTAG
- the VMA4 gene encoding V-ATPase V1 sector subunit E (BUSCO:EOG09264OML; COG:C; EggNog:ENOG503NXSD) produces MSSIHALSDDQVGQELRKMTAFIKQEAEEKAREIEIKANEEFSMEKGKLVLQETDAIDAAYAKKFKQATMSQQITRSKVANKTRLRVLGARQELLDDIFQAAEKRLSEGTEDKGRYEGILKDLILEGFYAMNEPELQIRARKADYELVKNAIEKAEGEHKEKTGREVKATIDEENEVAEGSAGGVIIVGGNGKIDIDNTLEARLDLLKESALPAMRKALFGENPNRKFFD; encoded by the exons ATGTCAAGTATTCACGCCTTGTCCGACGACCAG GTCGGACAAGAACTCCGCAAAATGACCGCCTTCATCAAGCAAGAAGCCGAAGAAAAAGCCCGCGAAATCGAAATCAAAGCCAACGAAGAATTCTCCATGGAAAAGGGCAAGCTCGTCCTCCAGGAGACCGACGCCATCGATGCCGCCTACGCCAAAAAGTTCAAGCAGGCCACCATGTCGCAGCAAATCACCCGCTCCAAAGTCGCCAACAAGACCCGTCTCCGCGTCCTGGGTGCCCGTCAGGAGTTGCTCGACGACATCTTCCAGGCGGCCGAGAAGAGGCTTAGCGAGGGGACCGAGGACAAGGGCAGGTACGAGGGCATCCTCAAGGATTTGATTCTGGAGGGGTTCTATGCGATGAACGAGCCGGAGCTGCAGATtagggcgaggaaggcggatTATGAGCTGGTCAAGAATGCGATTGagaaggcggagggggagcataaggagaagacggggagggaggtcaAGGCGACGATTGATGAGGAGAatgaggttgctgaggggaG CGCCGGTGGTGTGATCATTGTTGGTGGCAACGGCAAGATCGACATTGACAACACTTTGGAGGCCAGGCTGGATCTGCTAAAGGAGAGCGCCCTTCCCGCCATGCGCAAGGCTCTGTTTGGCGAGAACCCCAACCGCAAGTTCTTTGACTAA
- a CDS encoding uncharacterized protein (EggNog:ENOG503NWA1; COG:U), producing the protein MGLIGGLSPGGSIALGIIVGLLSTSVQSLGLTLQRKSHILEDEKGPYDVRRPPYRRRRWQLGMGMFIISNVLGSSIQISMLPLPVLSTLQASGLVFNSICATLILGEPFTRWSLWGTLLVCSGAVLIAIFGAIPSPTHTLTELLDLLGRRPFVIWMSFQAVIVIAIAVATEFVSHFTTWMQDTRFRLARGFAYGCISGILSAHSLLVAKSAVELIIRTIVDGDNQFVHWQSWMLVLGLVTLALSQLYYLHRGLKLVSTSVLYPLIFCVYNIIAILDGLIYFRQTDLIGPLRACLIALGTAILLSGVLALSWRLSDEQHTPGVGQSSLAPGLGLVEDTDGEEEEEELLLHSALGDEEEARPLPPPHYSSYQTFKPARTSLETPTEQPPVSPLVMPKRQRPTARSMRTVSNRWTERAEIWDELEDRESPEPMPPALNRRRSTTLPARETIAARQAIRRGVTDFPILGDAPADTEPLLPSSASPRRDFRRRRKSTGFPGFTARRNSSRKTSGGGLQDAVGNLWKMRWWKGSGSRSASTTPILPTTEDSATWGGGAGESYRDTPVETYRDEESVSRDPRAGRSRSESGARRLVGDQDEPPPPPV; encoded by the exons ATGGGGCTTATAGGCGGCTTGTCTCCTGGCGGGAGCATTGCT CTCGGCATTATAGTCGGCCTTCTATCAACCAGTGTTCAGAGCTTGGGTCTCACACTCCAACGAAAATCGCATATTCTCGAAGACGAAAAGGGCCCTTACGATGTTAGACGCCCGCCCtacaggaggaggaggtggcagctggggatgggaatgtTTATCATTTCCAACGTGCTGGGGAGCTCTATCCAAATATCAATGCTTCCTCTGCCGGTATTGTCGACATTACAAGCTTCCGGACTGGTGTTCAACTCGATTTGCGCCACCCTGATACTCGGAGAACCGTTTACGAGGTGGTCGTTATGGGGGACGTTATTGGTCTGCAGCGGCGCCGTCTTGATTGCCATATTTGGGGCGATTCCCTCGCCGACACATACGCTTACGGAGCTGCTGGATCTGCTTGGGAGGCGGCCGTTTGTGATTTGGATGTCGTTCCAGGCGGTAATAGTGATTGCTATTGCGGTGGCAACAGAATTCGTCAGCCACTTTACGACATGGATGCAGGATACACGGTTTCGTCTGGCAAGGGGTTTTGCGTATGGATGCATAAGTGGCATACTATCTGCGCACTCGCTCCTGGTTGCCAAGTCAGCTGTGGAGCTCATCATCAGGACAATTGTCGATGGGGACAACCAGTTTGTACACTGGCAGTCGTGGATGTTGGTTCTGGGTCTCGTCACGTTGGCCCTCAGCCAACTCTACTACCTTCATCGGGGGCTTAAGCTGGTCTCGACGTCGGTGCTTTACCCCTTGATTTTCTGCGTTTATAACATTATCGCGATTCTGGACGGCCTGATTTATTTCCGTCAGACAGACCTGATAGGCCCGCTCCGCGCATGTCTCATCGCCCTTGGAACAGCTATTTTACTATCTGGCGTTCTCGCGCTGTCATGGCGCCTCAGCGACGAGCAACATACCCCTGGTGTCGGCCAGTCTTCACTCGCACCTGGTCTTGGCCTTGTGGAGGACAcggacggcgaggaagaggaggaagagctccTGCTTCACTCTGCacttggtgatgaggaagaagcccgGCCGCTACCGCCACCACATTACAGCAGCTACCAAACTTTTAAGCCAGCTCGTACTTCCTTGGAAACCCCTACTGAACAACCGCCGGTATCACCATTGGTCATGCCAAAACGACAAAGGCCAACGGCACGCTCGATGAGGACAGTCTCCAACCGCTGGACAGAACGAGCGGAGATCTGGGACGAGCTCGAAGACAGAGAGTCACCAGAGCCCATGCCCCCTGCTTTGAACAGACGGCGGTCGACTACGCTGCCAGCTAGGGAGACAATCGCTGCCCGTCAAGCGATAAGGAGGGGTGTGACCGACTTTCCCATTCTGGGCGATGCACCAGCAGATACGGAACCATTATTACCCTCGTCAGCCTCGCCAAGGAGGGACTTTAGGCGAAGAAGGAAGTCAACTGGCTTTCCGGGATTTACCGCACGAAGAAACTCATCGAGGAAGACCTCCGGCGGTGGATTACAGGACGCGGTGGGGAACCTGTGGAagatgaggtggtggaaaggcAGCGGCAGTAGGTCTGCTAGTACCACGCCGATTCTCCCGACGACGGAGGATTCGGCGACTTGGGGCGGTGGGGCAGGAGAATCGTATAGAGATACCCCTGTGGAAACATATAGAGATGAGGAGAGTGTTTCGAGAGATCCAAGAGCTGGGAGAAGTAGATCTGAGTCTGGGGCAAGGAGGCTTGTGGGTGATCAAGAtgaacctccaccaccgccagtgTAA